The Shewanella zhangzhouensis genome has a window encoding:
- a CDS encoding response regulator — MPGTHLLKPSLSRQSLFSLWVPALILILGYVVGGQLADGQRLENDQRIKEIMAERLEQISTGVTEKVSLYQYGLRGVRGAMLTYGVDNFDYARMQLYTQSRDYSHEFPGARGFGFIQYVPVPALGGFLENSAKERPDGNFVLRQLNPHQEDLFIIRFIEPEARNKQAVGLDIGSETNRRQAALRSARENSVTLTGPITLVQASQKSLQGFLILMPVYRTPGPEASSGTGLANLVGWSYAPILIDEVLSTISGLEEHLALAIYDVTDETSQLFFQRGAHDVAQTQHQVDANISLFGRDWRLSLSPDPAFIQRMALPEPRSTLLDAWLTSLLIAVLVYSGQLIWMRRAVVLQHRRELASAEEKALLSAKAKLEQLVHERTSQLEKMGVLQRTILNAAAYAIIATDPEGTITVFNPSAERLLGYSAREMIGLQTPAIFHLEEEVVRRAAQLTEELGTPVEPGFDAFVAKARQGKVDSHNWTYVSKNGDRFTVKLSVTTLYGEDKCIMGYLGIAYDLTEQLKRERELADAREQALQASRAKSDFLANMSHEIRTPMNAVLGLLQMTLQTELPPRPRDYLQKTQQAAKSLLALLNDILDFSKIEAGRIELERQGFSLQQLLGEMGSILSSQVQQKDIELVYQVASIVPDQLIGDSLRLRQILLNVLTNAIKFTEAGNIVTRIDADLGEDGVCHLHIEIQDSGIGMTEVQQAIIFKGFSQADSSISRRYGGTGLGLAITRELVHLMKGEIRVTSSPGVGSTFIIDVQLGFDATKCSPGARFSGMKVLLVEDNHTSRLVFSELLRDLGCEVTALDNGLTAMNTIERMAPDSFDVLLADWQLPGLDGLELASWVRHLASLSRQPGIIIVTAYSQAMLEAQLKHREEQFDATLIKPVTREMLSRCLQSVVDSHSDDSLNMLSHLPLAPSLVGRRLLLVEDNATNRLVATSLLGQLGAEVTEAVDGFQALEILSRQQFDLVLMDIQMPGMDGYQTTRKIRNELMLADLPIIAMTANAMPEDKLACRDAGMNDHIAKPFEIDVVATKLLQYLSTPDHLMRPSEALADDADSLAAASLPSEVAGMPIPKDALPQSVRQFSQTNGLDLEAACKRLGDRELYNRVIDQFLLDISEAQRCLSVPDIAMKDARIQYHSLKSGAASCGFTALAQILRNAEANCRADADVQVAPDDAVLRALPEAISLLEQLQPLLSPQAQSEGAVSQTALPQAELAAQLITLQQLLSQSDMAALDLLASLREPLAEQDAELTGKLVDAANNLDFNQSLVLLSAFEGLERIG; from the coding sequence ATGCCAGGGACTCATTTGCTGAAGCCATCCTTATCACGTCAGTCGTTATTCTCCCTTTGGGTACCCGCGTTAATTTTAATTCTGGGTTATGTGGTTGGTGGCCAATTGGCCGACGGGCAACGCCTCGAAAATGATCAGCGTATCAAAGAGATCATGGCGGAAAGGTTAGAGCAGATAAGTACCGGGGTGACAGAAAAAGTATCCCTTTATCAATACGGGCTAAGGGGTGTACGTGGGGCGATGCTCACCTATGGTGTTGATAATTTTGACTATGCCCGCATGCAGTTATACACCCAAAGCCGAGATTACAGCCATGAGTTCCCCGGTGCCCGGGGCTTTGGTTTTATTCAATATGTGCCGGTTCCCGCGTTGGGCGGGTTCCTCGAAAACAGTGCCAAAGAACGGCCAGATGGAAACTTTGTTCTGCGTCAGCTAAATCCCCACCAGGAAGATCTCTTTATTATCCGCTTTATTGAGCCCGAAGCCCGCAATAAACAGGCCGTTGGTTTGGACATAGGCTCAGAGACCAACCGGCGTCAGGCAGCACTGAGATCGGCACGGGAAAACAGCGTTACCCTGACAGGCCCCATAACCCTGGTACAGGCAAGTCAGAAAAGTTTGCAGGGGTTTTTGATTCTGATGCCGGTATATCGAACTCCTGGCCCTGAAGCCAGCTCCGGGACTGGCTTGGCCAATCTGGTTGGCTGGAGTTATGCCCCCATCCTGATTGACGAGGTGCTCAGCACCATCTCAGGCCTTGAAGAACACCTGGCATTGGCTATTTATGATGTGACCGATGAAACGTCACAGCTGTTTTTCCAGCGCGGTGCCCATGATGTGGCACAAACCCAACATCAGGTAGACGCCAATATCAGTTTGTTTGGCCGGGACTGGCGCTTGAGCCTGTCACCGGATCCCGCCTTCATCCAGCGTATGGCTTTGCCGGAACCCCGGTCAACTTTGCTCGACGCCTGGCTTACCAGCCTCCTGATAGCCGTGCTGGTATACAGTGGCCAACTGATATGGATGCGCCGTGCGGTGGTATTGCAACATCGGCGCGAGCTGGCCAGTGCCGAAGAAAAAGCCCTGCTCAGTGCCAAGGCCAAGCTTGAGCAACTGGTACATGAGCGGACCTCACAGCTTGAAAAAATGGGCGTTCTGCAGCGGACCATTTTGAATGCGGCGGCTTACGCCATTATTGCGACAGATCCCGAGGGCACTATCACAGTGTTTAACCCCTCGGCCGAACGCCTGCTTGGCTACAGTGCCAGGGAGATGATTGGACTGCAAACCCCGGCCATTTTCCACCTTGAAGAGGAAGTGGTGCGCCGGGCGGCGCAGCTCACAGAAGAACTGGGCACCCCTGTGGAGCCCGGCTTCGATGCCTTTGTCGCCAAGGCAAGACAGGGCAAAGTAGATTCTCACAACTGGACCTATGTGAGTAAAAATGGCGACCGTTTCACGGTAAAACTCAGCGTAACGACTCTCTACGGTGAAGATAAGTGCATCATGGGGTATCTGGGGATTGCCTATGACCTCACAGAGCAGTTAAAGCGTGAGCGAGAGCTTGCCGATGCCCGGGAGCAGGCGCTGCAGGCAAGCCGTGCCAAGTCAGACTTTTTGGCCAACATGAGTCATGAGATCCGTACCCCCATGAACGCGGTACTCGGGCTTTTGCAAATGACATTGCAGACCGAATTGCCACCGCGGCCGAGGGACTATTTGCAAAAGACCCAGCAGGCAGCCAAATCTCTGCTGGCGCTCTTAAATGACATTCTGGACTTTTCCAAAATTGAAGCAGGCCGGATAGAACTTGAACGGCAAGGCTTTTCGCTGCAGCAACTGCTTGGGGAAATGGGCAGCATTCTGTCATCCCAGGTGCAGCAAAAAGACATTGAGCTGGTATATCAGGTCGCATCCATCGTGCCGGATCAGCTGATTGGCGATAGCCTGAGGTTGAGGCAAATTCTGCTGAATGTGTTAACCAATGCCATCAAGTTTACCGAGGCGGGCAACATAGTTACCCGTATTGATGCCGACCTGGGAGAAGACGGAGTCTGTCACCTGCATATTGAAATCCAGGACTCAGGTATCGGTATGACCGAAGTGCAGCAGGCCATTATATTCAAAGGATTTTCACAGGCCGACTCTTCTATTTCACGCCGCTATGGTGGCACGGGTCTTGGCTTGGCCATAACCCGTGAGCTGGTACATTTGATGAAGGGGGAAATCCGCGTCACCAGCAGCCCAGGTGTAGGCAGTACCTTCATCATCGATGTGCAGCTGGGGTTTGATGCCACTAAATGCAGCCCGGGAGCCCGCTTCAGTGGTATGAAGGTGTTGCTGGTGGAAGATAACCATACGTCCCGCCTGGTGTTCAGTGAGCTGCTGCGTGATCTGGGGTGTGAGGTCACGGCACTGGATAATGGTTTAACCGCCATGAACACGATAGAGCGCATGGCACCTGACTCGTTCGATGTGCTCTTGGCAGATTGGCAGTTACCCGGACTGGACGGGTTGGAACTGGCTTCATGGGTACGTCATCTGGCGTCTCTTTCCAGGCAGCCCGGTATTATTATCGTCACCGCCTATAGTCAGGCCATGCTCGAAGCGCAGCTCAAGCATCGGGAAGAGCAGTTTGATGCCACCCTGATCAAACCCGTGACCCGTGAGATGTTGAGTCGTTGCCTGCAAAGTGTGGTGGATAGCCACAGTGACGATAGCTTGAATATGTTGTCTCATCTGCCGTTGGCACCGAGTCTGGTTGGCAGGCGGCTCCTGCTGGTTGAAGATAATGCCACCAATCGCCTGGTTGCCACCAGTTTGTTGGGGCAGCTTGGCGCCGAGGTTACCGAGGCCGTGGATGGATTTCAGGCATTGGAGATTCTCAGCCGTCAGCAGTTTGATTTGGTGCTGATGGATATTCAGATGCCGGGGATGGATGGTTACCAAACCACCCGTAAAATTCGCAACGAGCTCATGCTCGCCGATTTGCCCATCATTGCCATGACCGCCAACGCCATGCCGGAAGATAAGCTGGCTTGTCGGGATGCGGGCATGAACGACCACATAGCAAAGCCATTTGAGATAGACGTGGTGGCGACGAAATTGCTTCAGTACCTCAGTACACCCGACCACCTGATGAGGCCCAGCGAAGCGTTGGCAGATGATGCGGACTCCTTGGCTGCTGCGTCCCTGCCGTCGGAAGTAGCCGGGATGCCTATTCCCAAGGATGCACTGCCGCAGTCTGTCAGACAATTTTCACAAACTAATGGCCTTGACTTGGAAGCAGCCTGCAAGCGCTTGGGTGACCGTGAGCTTTATAACAGGGTCATCGATCAGTTTTTACTGGATATAAGCGAGGCGCAGCGCTGTCTGTCAGTACCTGACATTGCCATGAAAGACGCACGAATTCAGTATCACAGTCTTAAAAGTGGTGCAGCCAGCTGCGGATTTACGGCACTCGCCCAGATCCTCAGAAATGCCGAGGCTAATTGTCGCGCCGACGCCGATGTGCAGGTGGCGCCCGATGACGCGGTCTTGAGAGCTCTGCCTGAGGCTATCTCGTTGCTTGAGCAGTTACAGCCGTTGCTGTCGCCACAGGCCCAAAGTGAAGGGGCAGTCTCACAGACTGCACTGCCACAGGCTGAACTGGCAGCACAGCTAATCACGCTGCAACAGCTCCTGAGCCAGTCGGATATGGCTGCGCTGGATTTGCTGGCAAGCCTGCGGGAACCTTTGGCAGAGCAGGATGCTGAGTTGACCGGGAAGCTGGTAGATGCAGCAAACAACTTGGATTTTAATCAATCACTTGTTCTATTATCGGCTTTTGAGGGATTAGAGAGGATAGGATGA
- a CDS encoding GGDEF domain-containing response regulator yields the protein MINQEQPFKGKDDGPPKVLIVDDKPSNIQIVHHIIKDQYQVLMATSGKRAIEICLEMLPDLVLMDVIMPELSGLDTCKLMKQHPDLVNIPVIFITGLQGQHDENACWDAGAVDFISKPFNATTLKNRIKAQVTLKRQSDLLRRLAFLDGLTGVKNRHFFDQYLETQLMLARRQSQAICVLMVDIDYFKQYNDSFGHQMGDEALRSVAQALGGSCRRPADLVARYGGEEFVVVLPNTPKTGIERVIERIQGAIAELAISHPTSATGILTVSMGGMIWLADYQSAEALIGEADKRLYRAKSQGRNRACIDVNIP from the coding sequence ATGATAAATCAGGAGCAGCCATTCAAAGGCAAAGATGATGGACCGCCCAAGGTGCTGATAGTTGACGATAAGCCATCCAACATTCAGATAGTCCATCACATCATCAAAGACCAATACCAGGTGCTGATGGCCACCTCTGGGAAACGTGCCATTGAAATCTGCCTGGAGATGTTGCCTGACTTGGTATTGATGGACGTCATCATGCCCGAACTCAGCGGCCTCGATACCTGTAAACTGATGAAGCAGCATCCTGATCTGGTTAATATCCCTGTTATTTTTATTACCGGCCTGCAAGGTCAACATGACGAAAACGCCTGCTGGGATGCAGGTGCTGTGGATTTTATTTCCAAGCCCTTTAACGCCACCACCCTCAAAAATCGCATCAAGGCCCAGGTGACCCTTAAACGCCAGAGTGATTTATTGCGTCGGCTTGCTTTTTTGGATGGCCTGACAGGGGTGAAAAACCGCCATTTCTTTGATCAATACCTCGAGACTCAGCTGATGTTGGCCAGGCGCCAATCCCAGGCGATTTGTGTGCTGATGGTGGATATCGACTATTTCAAGCAGTACAACGACAGCTTTGGTCATCAGATGGGGGACGAGGCGCTGCGCTCGGTGGCACAGGCGCTGGGGGGAAGCTGCAGGCGCCCTGCAGATTTGGTGGCCCGCTATGGCGGTGAAGAGTTTGTGGTCGTACTGCCCAATACCCCAAAAACCGGGATAGAGCGGGTGATTGAACGTATTCAGGGGGCCATTGCCGAACTGGCTATCAGCCACCCGACATCGGCAACCGGCATTTTGACTGTGAGTATGGGGGGCATGATTTGGCTTGCCGACTACCAAAGCGCAGAGGCCCTGATAGGCGAGGCCGATAAACGCCTGTACCGCGCCAAAAGTCAGGGACGAAACCGAGCCTGCATTGACGTCAATATCCCCTGA
- a CDS encoding DUF2999 family protein has protein sequence MNPIIALLKEHNVSDEQVKSLFQTLTENPLMAMGVLGQLGIAPEKLQGLMMLVMQNPGLIKEAVEELGLDFAKVEAAKARFDESQTQ, from the coding sequence ATGAACCCCATTATTGCGCTGCTTAAAGAGCACAATGTGAGTGATGAGCAGGTAAAAAGCCTGTTCCAGACCCTGACCGAAAACCCGCTGATGGCCATGGGTGTGCTGGGTCAGCTTGGTATTGCCCCGGAAAAACTCCAGGGCCTGATGATGCTGGTGATGCAGAATCCCGGGCTGATTAAAGAAGCCGTGGAAGAGCTGGGGCTGGATTTTGCCAAAGTTGAGGCTGCCAAGGCCCGGTTTGATGAGAGTCAGACTCAATAA